CAATAATCACGGCGGTGTTGCAGAAGTCATTCGAAAGTACGTCCTTTAGACTAATACTTTTGGATTATTTTTGGGAAAATTAAGGAAAACGGACGTTTTTGCACCGGTTTTATTATTATATTTTCTTTACAAAGTTATCATACGATTAAGGAGAACATTTATGAACTTTCCTAAATTAATCGTTCTTTGTGGTGTTTGTGCAGCTATGAGTTATGCGGGCATTTCCATTCACATTGACGGGGGTAAGAAAAAGAAACATCATGACGCGCCCCCCCCTCCTCCTCCCCGTTGGAGTATTGACGAACGTAGCTGTGATGGTCCTACTTGCTGTGATTTGCATATCGATGGCGTTTCTTCCGAATACGATCTGCGTTGTAACGAACGTATCGAAGAAGCTTCCGTTAAGATTCGTTCCGGCAACGGTTCCAACTCTGAACGTCTGAAGGAAGGTCACGGCCGTCTGCGTTATACCCTGGATCGTGATGCCCGTGCTGAACTCCGCGTTCGTGGCGTGCCTCGCGTCTTCAAGGAACGTATGTGCGATAACGGCATCTGCTGCGATTTCGAACAGGATTCCCGTTCTCGTGATTACAAGATTCGTTGCGACCGTCCCTATGATCGCGTAGACCTTCTGGTGAAGGCTGGTGGCCGTAAGGATCATTTCGCTCTGGAAAATCGCGGCCGTCTGCCGGTTGAATTGCGTCCGGGTGACCGTTGCGAACTGCGTATCACTCCGCCCCCTCCTCCTCCTCCTCCGGCACCGGAAAAGAAGAAAAAGAAGGGCGTTGACATCCATATCCGTCTCTAGTTTCTTAAAAAACGCGAAACGTTTGAAAAAGGGTAACCCATTGGGGTTGCTCTTTTTTTTGTGAGTAACTTAATTTGCTAAATTTGCCGCCATGAGTAAAGTGAAGGATTTTTTCGCTAAGAATTTTGATAAGAAGACTGTTTTGACCTCTATGGGCCTGACTTTGGCCGTACTGGTTGTTGCGTTCCTTATTTTTGAGTTCTCTTCTGTCCCATTTGCCCGTCGCATCGACATCCAGCTGGGCTATTATTCCATTTTGATCACCTTCCTGCTTCTTTTGGCGGGTATCGTCATCAATATTCCCTTCATTTCGAAGAATTTCAAGAGTTACCTTCCTTCGGGGAAGTCCATTTGTGTCCTCGCCGTGGTGACTCTCATCTTTTCCGTGTTCATGTTCAACAACATCGGGAATACACATCGCGTTCTCAGCGACGAAACCAGCTGGGAATCCATGGGCCTCCAGATGTATTTCCAACATTCTGGTGGTATCTGTAACGAAGGTGATTGGCTGAACGGTAAGCTGAACTGCGTTACGGAAGTGAACAATTTCAAGGGAAAGGCTCTCGGATTTGTCTATTCCCTGGTTTTCAACGTGGCGAACCCCAACCGCGACACGGCTCTGCTGGTGAACTACCCGTTCTACATCTTCAGCCTGTTCCTCTTCTTCTTTGCCCTGTCCCAGTGGTTCAAGGAGAAAAAGTGGGTGGAAATTCCCACCAGTCCGGTTAAGGGAAAGACTGCGTCCGAGAAGAAACTCCAGCTGGTGCCTAATGAAGGTGCTGCCCTGGCTGCGGCTACTTTCCTGGGAGGCATGCCCATCTATCTGTTGCAGGCTCGTTCAGCCTCCACGGAAGTTCTTTATATCTTCCTGCTGTCTGCGCTCATGGCCTGGTATGCCTTTGTGCCTGCCAATAAGGTGACCTGGAAGCATTTCCTGCTGACGGTTCCTCTGCTGGGTTTCTTTGCACAGACTCGACAGGAAACGGTTTTTGCCTTTATACCCTTCGCGCTGTATTACTACAAGTATTTCCTTGAAAAGTTCTATAGACTGCCCGCTTTTGTTGCTGCGGTGATTTTCGTCAGCTGGCCTTCCGTGAATACCATGGCGGCCTACCGCGGTTATGACTTCCAGGGAGGCGAACACGCTGCACACTCCTTGGATAACTTCATTTTCAACATGAAGACCAATCTGGAAGTGATGATGAACCTGGATCAGGATCCTGCCTTTGGCGGTATCATGCAGAATCCCTTCTATACTAGCTTTACGGTTATTCTGCTGTTGACCACGGTCTGGTTACTGGTTAGAACCATTGTGTGGCGTAAGTATTGGCGTGGACTTGTTCTGGGGCTTGCCTTCTGTATTCAGATTTTCGTGATCCTTCTGAACGTTTCCGGTACCTTTACCATCGATATTAACCAGCGTTATGTGCTGGTGGCCTTGCCCCTGTTTGCCCTCATTATGGCCTTGGGATTGTACGATGCCCTGCAGTTTGCTTCCAAGATGAAGGTGGAATCTGCGGGCAATATTG
This window of the Fibrobacter sp. UWEL genome carries:
- a CDS encoding NPCBM/NEW2 domain-containing protein; translated protein: MSKVKDFFAKNFDKKTVLTSMGLTLAVLVVAFLIFEFSSVPFARRIDIQLGYYSILITFLLLLAGIVINIPFISKNFKSYLPSGKSICVLAVVTLIFSVFMFNNIGNTHRVLSDETSWESMGLQMYFQHSGGICNEGDWLNGKLNCVTEVNNFKGKALGFVYSLVFNVANPNRDTALLVNYPFYIFSLFLFFFALSQWFKEKKWVEIPTSPVKGKTASEKKLQLVPNEGAALAAATFLGGMPIYLLQARSASTEVLYIFLLSALMAWYAFVPANKVTWKHFLLTVPLLGFFAQTRQETVFAFIPFALYYYKYFLEKFYRLPAFVAAVIFVSWPSVNTMAAYRGYDFQGGEHAAHSLDNFIFNMKTNLEVMMNLDQDPAFGGIMQNPFYTSFTVILLLTTVWLLVRTIVWRKYWRGLVLGLAFCIQIFVILLNVSGTFTIDINQRYVLVALPLFALIMALGLYDALQFASKMKVESAGNIVAVVACLLSLGLMIYHGDSFRNNMLYYKNKLLAEEDYLDRVLESYPENSIFIYARPWQMLASGHSSYSERTFIGWDLETFAQKMKASNGNIYVVRGQDGYGELNRKSRVVGFKTTDQMDEILKDYKHERVLWEPRLFGYPLAIYKINAKRGVSDYQQKFFVSDMENNSFIVNKNFPEGLSCTYSLNGELQEDLHLTLDVDTLNLDSAKIAKGLNRANIDCLMPDSDTLHIIKDFFVDGSDVLLLSDFKMASFTQDWGEPQINTTVEHRRLTLNGVPYRYGIGSHANSNLVYRLPSNFKTLHGTIGLDDESVCGDGASFIVAGDGRELFRSKRMYSMETQDVNVDVNGVKVLELRIDMGGNKDCDHGDWINMWLEAR